The following are encoded together in the Kribbella sp. CA-293567 genome:
- a CDS encoding acyl-CoA dehydrogenase family protein, whose protein sequence is MSFVESEERRALRAAVGELGKKYGYTYFNQRARSGGQTTELWEEAGKLGYLGVNLPEQYGGGGGGMGDLSIVLEELGAAGCPLLMMVVSPAICGTVIARFGTDGQQEQWLPSLADGTTTMAFAITEPDAGSNSHGITTTARRTEGGWSLSGRKVYISGLDVARAVLVVGRTEDARTGKLKPALFIVPTDAPGVEFRQIEMDLISPDKQFSLFLDDVRLPAESLVGSEDAGLMQLFAGLNPERIMASAFAIGIGRHALGKAVAYVKERQVWKTPIGAHQGIAHPLAQNKIELELARLMMQKAAALYDAGDDLGAGEAANMAKYAAGEATVRATDQAVQSLGGNGMTVEYGVASLVAAARAGRIAPVSREMILNFVAQHSLGLPKSY, encoded by the coding sequence ATGAGTTTCGTCGAGTCCGAGGAACGCCGCGCATTGCGGGCGGCCGTGGGTGAGCTGGGCAAGAAGTACGGCTACACGTACTTCAACCAGCGGGCGCGCTCGGGAGGGCAGACCACGGAGCTCTGGGAGGAAGCCGGCAAGCTCGGCTATCTGGGCGTCAACCTGCCCGAGCAGTACGGCGGTGGCGGCGGCGGGATGGGCGACCTGTCGATCGTGCTGGAGGAGCTCGGCGCGGCCGGCTGCCCGTTGCTGATGATGGTGGTCTCGCCCGCCATCTGCGGCACGGTGATCGCTCGGTTCGGCACCGACGGGCAGCAGGAGCAGTGGCTGCCGTCGCTGGCCGACGGGACGACCACGATGGCGTTCGCGATCACCGAGCCGGACGCCGGCTCCAACTCGCACGGGATCACCACGACGGCCCGGCGTACCGAGGGTGGCTGGTCGTTGTCGGGGCGGAAGGTCTACATCTCCGGCCTCGACGTCGCGCGCGCCGTGCTGGTGGTGGGACGCACCGAGGACGCCCGGACCGGCAAGCTCAAGCCCGCGCTGTTCATCGTGCCGACCGATGCTCCCGGCGTCGAGTTCCGGCAGATCGAGATGGACCTGATCAGCCCGGACAAGCAGTTCTCGCTCTTTCTCGACGACGTGCGACTGCCGGCCGAGTCACTGGTCGGCAGCGAGGACGCCGGGCTGATGCAGCTCTTCGCCGGGCTGAACCCGGAGCGGATCATGGCGTCGGCGTTCGCGATCGGGATCGGCCGGCACGCGCTCGGCAAAGCCGTTGCCTACGTCAAGGAACGCCAGGTCTGGAAGACCCCGATCGGCGCTCACCAGGGGATCGCGCACCCGCTCGCGCAGAACAAGATCGAGCTCGAACTGGCCCGCTTGATGATGCAGAAGGCCGCCGCCCTGTACGACGCGGGCGACGACCTCGGCGCGGGCGAAGCGGCGAACATGGCCAAGTACGCCGCCGGTGAGGCGACCGTGCGGGCCACCGACCAGGCCGTCCAGTCCCTCGGCGGCAACGGCATGACCGTCGAGTACGGCGTCGCGTCGCTGGTCGCGGCCGCCCGGGCCGGCCGGATCGCGCCGGTCAGCCGGGAGATGATCCTCAACTTCGTGGCGCAACACAGTCTGGGCCTACCGAAGTCGTACTGA
- a CDS encoding AMP-binding protein has translation MVIQSQYPAVDVLDVPIHDAVLGRAQEYGDRIALVDGVSGREISYAQLDGMSRRIAAGFAELGIVHGDTIALHSPNTIIYPAVFYGATRAGATVTTVNALYTAGELHKQLVDSKAKLLVTISLFLPIATAAVEGTDVQEILVCDQAEGYRSVQELLASTGPEPVIEFDPVNDVAVLPYSSGTTGAAKGVMLTHRNIGTNIAQAEPMIELGEQERIIAILPFFHIYGLTVLMNLPLRLGATVVVLPKFDLQQFLTVLDEQKITRAFVAPPIVLALAKHPAVDGVDLSALKYVTSAAAPLDGDLAEACAKRLGLHAVLQAYGMTELSPGTHSVPQTDVDPPAGAVGKLFPSTEMRLVGADGNDVAEGEIGEVWIRGPQVMKGYLGRPEETAATIDPDGWLHTGDLGREDERGYLYIVDRVKELIKYHGYQVPPAELEAVLLTDDRIADAAVIGVQADGNEVPKAFVVPMPGVQLTEDDVIAYVAERVAPYKKIRQVEFIEAVPKAASGKILRRELRAREATRE, from the coding sequence GTGGTCATCCAGAGTCAGTACCCAGCAGTCGACGTTCTCGATGTGCCGATCCACGACGCGGTGCTCGGCCGCGCCCAGGAGTACGGCGACCGGATCGCGCTGGTCGACGGAGTCAGCGGGCGGGAGATCAGCTACGCCCAGCTGGACGGGATGAGCCGGCGGATCGCGGCCGGCTTCGCCGAGCTGGGCATCGTGCACGGTGACACGATCGCGCTGCACAGCCCGAACACGATCATCTACCCGGCCGTCTTCTACGGCGCGACCCGGGCGGGCGCGACGGTGACCACGGTCAACGCGCTCTACACGGCGGGTGAGCTGCACAAGCAGCTGGTGGACTCCAAGGCGAAACTGCTGGTGACGATCTCGCTCTTCCTGCCGATCGCGACGGCGGCGGTGGAGGGCACCGACGTCCAGGAGATCCTCGTCTGCGACCAGGCGGAGGGCTACCGATCGGTGCAGGAACTGCTGGCCTCGACCGGGCCGGAGCCGGTGATCGAGTTCGATCCGGTGAACGACGTCGCCGTGCTGCCCTACTCGAGCGGTACGACGGGCGCGGCCAAGGGCGTGATGCTGACCCATCGCAACATCGGCACCAACATCGCCCAGGCCGAGCCGATGATCGAGCTCGGCGAGCAGGAGCGGATCATCGCGATCCTGCCCTTCTTCCACATCTACGGGCTGACCGTGCTCATGAACCTGCCGCTACGGCTCGGCGCGACCGTGGTGGTGCTGCCGAAGTTCGACCTGCAGCAGTTCCTGACCGTCCTGGACGAACAGAAGATCACCCGGGCCTTCGTCGCGCCGCCGATCGTGCTGGCGCTGGCGAAACACCCGGCGGTCGACGGGGTGGACCTGTCTGCGCTGAAGTACGTGACGTCGGCTGCGGCTCCGCTGGACGGCGACCTGGCCGAGGCCTGCGCCAAGCGACTCGGGCTGCACGCCGTACTGCAGGCGTACGGGATGACCGAGTTGTCGCCGGGTACGCACTCGGTGCCGCAGACCGACGTCGATCCGCCGGCCGGAGCGGTCGGCAAGCTCTTCCCGTCGACCGAGATGCGGCTGGTAGGTGCCGATGGCAACGATGTGGCCGAGGGTGAGATCGGCGAGGTCTGGATCCGCGGACCGCAGGTGATGAAGGGCTACCTGGGCCGGCCGGAGGAGACCGCCGCGACCATCGACCCGGACGGCTGGCTGCACACCGGCGACCTTGGGCGCGAGGACGAGCGTGGCTACCTGTACATCGTGGATCGGGTCAAGGAGCTGATCAAGTACCACGGCTACCAGGTGCCGCCGGCCGAACTGGAGGCCGTGCTGCTGACCGACGACCGGATCGCGGATGCCGCCGTGATCGGCGTACAGGCTGACGGGAACGAGGTGCCGAAGGCGTTCGTGGTTCCGATGCCCGGGGTGCAGCTGACCGAGGACGACGTGATCGCGTACGTCGCGGAGCGGGTCGCGCCGTACAAGAAGATCCGGCAGGTGGAGTTCATCGAGGCCGTCCCGAAGGCCGCGTCGGGCAAGATCCTGCGGCGCGAACTGCGGGCGCGGGAGGCGACCCGTGAGTGA
- a CDS encoding TetR/AcrR family transcriptional regulator, producing the protein MSEALREPQQDRSRATRQKLLEASLESLAQVGYAATTVAVVAARAGVSRGAAQHHFPTRADLFAAAVEYMTEVRLAEIRQQASGLPVGEGRTEAIVGMLADVYTGPLFRAALHLWVAASTEEPLRQQLVRLEAHVGRQAHRALLEVLKVEERTPGVRETVQGVLDMARGLGLADLLTDDAVRRRGIVRQWSLILDQVLAAAR; encoded by the coding sequence GTGAGCGAAGCACTGCGTGAGCCGCAGCAGGACCGCAGCAGGGCGACCCGGCAGAAGCTCTTGGAGGCGTCACTCGAGTCACTGGCCCAGGTCGGCTACGCGGCGACCACTGTCGCGGTAGTGGCCGCCCGGGCCGGGGTCTCGCGCGGTGCGGCGCAGCACCACTTCCCGACGCGGGCGGATCTGTTCGCGGCGGCCGTGGAGTACATGACCGAGGTGCGGCTGGCTGAGATCCGGCAGCAGGCGTCTGGGCTTCCGGTTGGCGAGGGGCGGACCGAGGCGATCGTCGGGATGCTTGCCGACGTCTACACCGGTCCGCTGTTCCGTGCGGCGCTGCATCTGTGGGTTGCAGCGTCCACTGAGGAGCCGCTGCGGCAGCAGCTCGTCCGGCTGGAGGCGCATGTCGGGCGGCAGGCCCACCGGGCGCTGCTGGAGGTGCTCAAGGTCGAGGAGCGCACGCCGGGAGTGCGGGAGACCGTACAAGGTGTGCTCGACATGGCTCGGGGTCTGGGACTGGCGGATCTGCTGACCGACGATGCGGTACGCCGCCGCGGCATCGTGCGGCAGTGGTCGTTGATTCTCGATCAGGTGTTAGCGGCGGCGCGCTAG
- a CDS encoding NACHT domain-containing protein encodes MHGLLRAIVLIATISLTLVLLPIAINVGTGGTAPTFLQPYVTWTWPLIGVLWLIAIITGLLEYRSRRTISHTARSADQPRNRPNALARIDRYLADRFTGSLASQTRLALALDVSPEAVIRPYDLLVQPLNSEVAEVREDADIGAAFDDLQDSMLILGAPGAGKTTLLLELARTLAAKAHEDPRGPIPVVVDLASWNAPTAREEDDAPGDSPLLAGFIRWLLAELAARYQIPEAVGRVWLSKGRLGLFLDGLDEVALAHQEKLAPVLAELGQRYLVGQVAVTCRIHEYEQLQHRLKLYGAVRIRPLSRQQVIDYFASGGEELAGALAAMERDDDLWDLVNSPLMLNVMALAYQGRDARDIASGVLADHRRELFDTFLSEVLARYRPSSPQFDSRAAVRSLWCLAWWTRTRAGDRIEVPRRLTPNGWYGLVLPAVGYLAHMVCLPGLFAGLAAGAAVGATALYGVAAGLAVGAIALVLVHVRPHTWWNLQQGSDQPRKQLLAVMICTGATAGLASVLFVTALAENLPAALGLAIQGGIVLVSYGLESVLSGNNRRRLWLTVRLLGVTAASWAVFTVVDHPQDFVAGAAIGLIVAQGIRFVKALPMDHLVKEERPGDSRLMDKWTVAGALAGLTVAAALGADLWWSNGPEAVLGIVAGTVAAKAWRRRAPFFAGGLSRGLHGFLLRWSGYLPWRRGAFLRYAAERFVLAKTGPGEYAFIHLLVRDHLAECDPDALAAKVDQRIAARAQRSNLARRR; translated from the coding sequence ATGCACGGACTGCTGCGCGCAATCGTGCTGATCGCCACCATCTCCCTCACCCTCGTCCTCCTCCCCATCGCCATCAACGTCGGCACCGGCGGCACCGCGCCCACCTTCCTCCAGCCCTACGTCACCTGGACCTGGCCACTCATCGGCGTCCTCTGGCTGATCGCCATCATCACCGGCCTCCTCGAGTACCGAAGCCGCCGCACAATCAGCCACACCGCCCGGTCAGCCGACCAGCCTCGCAACCGCCCCAACGCCCTCGCGCGGATCGATCGTTACCTCGCCGATCGCTTCACCGGCTCACTCGCCTCGCAAACCCGGCTGGCTCTCGCGCTCGATGTCAGCCCTGAGGCCGTCATCCGGCCGTACGACCTGCTGGTTCAGCCGCTCAACAGTGAGGTTGCCGAGGTTCGGGAGGATGCTGATATCGGCGCCGCGTTCGATGATCTCCAGGACTCGATGCTGATCCTCGGAGCGCCCGGTGCGGGCAAGACGACCTTGTTGCTGGAGCTTGCGCGGACCCTGGCGGCGAAGGCTCACGAGGATCCTCGTGGTCCGATTCCGGTGGTCGTCGACCTGGCCTCCTGGAACGCCCCGACGGCTCGGGAGGAAGATGACGCCCCAGGCGACAGTCCGCTGCTGGCCGGCTTCATTCGTTGGTTGCTGGCAGAGTTGGCGGCTCGCTACCAGATCCCTGAGGCTGTCGGCCGGGTCTGGCTGAGCAAGGGGCGCTTGGGGCTGTTTCTCGATGGACTGGACGAGGTCGCTCTGGCCCACCAGGAGAAGCTCGCGCCGGTGCTGGCCGAGTTGGGGCAGCGTTATCTGGTCGGTCAGGTCGCTGTTACGTGCCGTATTCACGAGTACGAGCAGCTGCAGCATCGGCTCAAGTTGTACGGCGCGGTTCGCATTCGGCCGCTCAGCCGGCAGCAGGTGATCGACTACTTCGCCTCCGGTGGTGAGGAGTTGGCCGGTGCGCTGGCCGCGATGGAGCGGGACGACGACCTGTGGGATCTGGTCAACTCGCCGCTGATGCTCAACGTCATGGCTCTGGCCTATCAAGGCCGGGATGCCCGGGACATCGCTTCCGGCGTACTGGCCGACCACCGGCGGGAGCTCTTCGACACGTTCCTCTCCGAGGTACTGGCCCGCTACCGCCCCAGCAGCCCGCAGTTCGACTCACGCGCGGCTGTCCGCTCGCTCTGGTGCCTCGCCTGGTGGACACGCACCAGAGCGGGCGACCGTATCGAAGTACCGCGTCGCTTGACGCCCAACGGCTGGTACGGCCTGGTACTGCCCGCAGTCGGCTACCTGGCTCACATGGTTTGCCTCCCAGGCCTCTTCGCCGGTCTGGCAGCGGGAGCCGCAGTCGGCGCCACAGCCCTGTACGGCGTAGCGGCTGGCCTGGCAGTCGGTGCCATCGCCCTGGTACTGGTCCACGTGCGACCGCACACGTGGTGGAACCTCCAGCAAGGCAGTGACCAGCCTCGCAAGCAGTTGCTGGCCGTCATGATCTGCACAGGCGCCACTGCGGGCTTGGCCTCGGTCCTCTTCGTCACTGCACTGGCAGAGAACCTGCCGGCGGCACTAGGACTGGCAATCCAAGGCGGGATTGTCCTGGTGTCGTACGGCCTGGAGTCCGTCCTCTCCGGTAACAACCGCCGCCGCCTCTGGCTCACTGTCCGGCTGCTCGGCGTCACCGCGGCGAGCTGGGCCGTCTTCACGGTCGTCGACCATCCACAGGACTTCGTCGCGGGCGCCGCCATCGGCCTGATAGTTGCCCAGGGCATCCGTTTCGTCAAGGCGCTGCCGATGGATCATCTGGTCAAGGAGGAACGCCCCGGCGACAGCCGGCTGATGGACAAGTGGACCGTCGCCGGCGCCCTGGCCGGTCTCACCGTCGCGGCAGCTCTCGGTGCCGACCTCTGGTGGTCGAACGGTCCCGAGGCAGTCCTGGGCATCGTCGCCGGCACGGTCGCGGCGAAGGCGTGGCGCCGCCGCGCACCCTTCTTCGCAGGCGGTCTTTCCCGTGGCCTGCACGGCTTCCTGCTCCGCTGGAGCGGCTACCTGCCCTGGCGTCGCGGCGCCTTCCTCCGGTACGCCGCCGAGCGCTTCGTACTCGCCAAGACCGGTCCTGGCGAGTACGCCTTCATCCATCTCCTGGTGCGCGATCACCTGGCCGAGTGCGACCCGGACGCTCTGGCAGCCAAGGTGGACCAACGCATCGCCGCCCGCGCCCAGCGCAGCAATCTAGCGCGCCGCCGCTAA
- a CDS encoding MDR family MFS transporter, protein MTTERIDRASVGLRSERGPILLAVMLSVGLVAIDATILATAVPSVVADLGGFTQFPWLFSIYLLAQAVSVPIYAKLADLRGRKPMMLLGIVLFVLGSVLCGFAWSMPALIASRLIQGLGAGAIQPIAMTIVGDIYSVAERAKVQGYLASVWGIASFVGPALGGVFSDYISWRWIFFVNIPLGLAAGVVFYRKFQEKVVRTAKPQIDYAGTVLLAVGGSLLLLGLLEGGVMWSWDSVTSIAILAVAVVLLVAFAFVERRAPEPILPLWVLGKRVLNSANSTALLVGVLMIGLTTYVPLYAQGVLGTSALVAGFALAAMTLGWPIAASLAGRIYLRFGFRTTMVIGSVFVGIGVGLLLTVKPSSSVLYLAFACFVIGIGLGFSASPGVVAAQSSVDWKSRGVVTGANMFARSVGSAVGVAIFGAIANAVVASRLGDNHDDLEHLPGEILAPAIHDVYYGAAVAAVLLVVAVMFMPNRVTEVPHEQ, encoded by the coding sequence ATGACTACTGAGCGGATCGACCGAGCCAGCGTGGGGCTGCGGTCCGAGCGTGGGCCGATTCTGCTGGCAGTGATGCTCAGCGTCGGGCTGGTGGCGATCGACGCGACCATCCTGGCAACCGCGGTCCCCTCGGTGGTTGCGGATCTCGGTGGGTTCACGCAGTTCCCGTGGCTGTTCTCCATCTACCTGCTGGCGCAGGCCGTCTCGGTGCCGATCTACGCCAAGCTCGCCGACCTGCGTGGGCGCAAGCCGATGATGCTGCTCGGCATCGTGTTGTTCGTGCTCGGCTCGGTGCTCTGCGGGTTCGCCTGGAGCATGCCGGCGCTGATCGCCTCCCGGTTGATCCAGGGGCTCGGCGCGGGAGCGATTCAGCCGATCGCGATGACCATCGTCGGTGACATCTACTCGGTTGCCGAGCGTGCCAAGGTGCAGGGCTATCTGGCCAGCGTCTGGGGGATCGCCTCGTTCGTGGGTCCGGCGCTCGGTGGGGTCTTCTCCGACTACATCTCGTGGCGCTGGATCTTCTTCGTCAACATCCCGCTCGGCCTGGCCGCGGGGGTGGTGTTCTACCGCAAGTTCCAGGAGAAGGTCGTCCGTACCGCGAAGCCGCAGATCGACTACGCCGGTACGGTGCTGCTCGCGGTCGGCGGCTCGCTGCTCCTGCTCGGGCTGCTCGAAGGCGGCGTGATGTGGTCCTGGGACTCGGTCACCAGTATCGCGATCCTCGCCGTCGCCGTCGTACTGCTGGTCGCCTTCGCGTTCGTCGAGCGCCGGGCGCCCGAGCCGATCCTGCCGCTGTGGGTGCTCGGCAAACGTGTCCTCAACTCCGCCAACTCGACCGCGTTGCTGGTCGGTGTGCTGATGATCGGCCTGACGACGTACGTGCCGCTCTACGCCCAAGGCGTGCTCGGTACGTCGGCCCTGGTGGCCGGCTTCGCGCTCGCCGCGATGACGCTGGGCTGGCCGATCGCCGCGTCGCTCGCGGGCCGGATCTACCTGCGGTTCGGTTTCCGGACCACGATGGTGATCGGCTCGGTCTTCGTCGGGATCGGCGTCGGCCTGCTGCTGACGGTCAAGCCGTCCAGTTCGGTGCTCTACCTCGCGTTCGCCTGTTTCGTGATCGGCATCGGTCTCGGCTTCTCCGCGTCACCCGGGGTGGTGGCGGCCCAGTCGTCGGTCGACTGGAAGAGCCGCGGCGTGGTGACCGGCGCCAACATGTTCGCCCGCTCGGTCGGCAGCGCGGTCGGCGTCGCCATCTTCGGCGCGATCGCGAACGCCGTGGTGGCCTCTCGTCTGGGCGACAACCACGACGACCTCGAACACCTGCCCGGCGAGATCCTCGCGCCGGCTATCCACGACGTGTACTACGGCGCAGCGGTGGCCGCGGTGCTCCTGGTGGTCGCAGTGATGTTCATGCCCAACCGGGTCACCGAAGTTCCTCACGAGCAGTGA
- a CDS encoding GNAT family N-acetyltransferase translates to MRAVDCVGALIRDERQRVYVHRRTAERRLLPGIWDIVGGHLEDGETPEQALVREVEEETGWRVREVVMAVTDWEWEYEGRVRRELDYLVTVDGDLSRPRLEAGKHDAGAWVGPEELELLMVGRTDGDRRLRDIVAYAVRMVLSDRLTLMPIAGPGEVLTGHAADLERLHADPWVAEWYGGAWSAEESMRRAGGFQARWEANGVSKWMAFRRSDGSLVGRGGLERWAPDGALVGKVAALLDDGGAWLADRLELGWALLRSARGQGFATELGRAALDHAFGVLGARSVVAVTERHNTASRAVMERLAMRYAGQIRAEGLVEGRPGVHPGAPFAVYVAESHSCSSSNIRERR, encoded by the coding sequence ATGCGAGCAGTGGACTGTGTCGGGGCGCTGATCCGGGATGAGCGACAGCGGGTGTACGTGCATCGCCGTACTGCGGAGCGGCGGTTGCTGCCGGGGATCTGGGACATCGTCGGCGGGCATCTGGAGGACGGGGAGACGCCGGAGCAGGCGCTGGTGCGGGAGGTCGAGGAAGAGACCGGCTGGCGGGTGCGGGAGGTCGTCATGGCCGTCACCGACTGGGAGTGGGAGTACGAGGGCCGGGTACGGCGGGAGCTCGACTACCTGGTCACTGTCGACGGCGATCTGAGTCGGCCGCGGCTGGAAGCCGGCAAGCATGATGCGGGTGCGTGGGTCGGGCCGGAGGAACTGGAGCTGCTGATGGTCGGTCGCACCGACGGGGATCGGCGGTTGCGGGACATCGTCGCGTACGCCGTACGGATGGTGCTGAGCGACCGGTTGACGCTGATGCCGATCGCTGGACCGGGTGAGGTCCTGACCGGACATGCGGCGGACCTGGAGCGGCTGCACGCCGATCCGTGGGTGGCGGAGTGGTACGGCGGAGCGTGGTCGGCCGAGGAGTCGATGCGGCGGGCCGGTGGGTTCCAGGCGCGGTGGGAAGCGAACGGGGTGAGCAAGTGGATGGCTTTTCGCCGGTCGGACGGTTCGCTGGTCGGGCGCGGTGGGCTGGAGCGATGGGCGCCGGATGGTGCGCTGGTGGGAAAGGTTGCCGCGTTGCTCGACGACGGAGGCGCGTGGCTGGCTGACCGGCTGGAGCTCGGGTGGGCACTGCTCCGCTCGGCTCGCGGTCAGGGCTTCGCCACCGAACTCGGGCGGGCCGCGCTCGACCATGCCTTCGGGGTGCTGGGAGCCCGGTCGGTGGTCGCGGTGACCGAGCGGCACAACACGGCGTCCCGGGCGGTGATGGAGCGGCTGGCGATGAGGTACGCCGGGCAGATTCGCGCCGAGGGGCTGGTGGAGGGCCGGCCCGGCGTACATCCGGGCGCGCCGTTCGCTGTGTACGTCGCCGAATCGCACTCCTGCTCATCCAGCAACATCAGGGAGAGACGCTGA
- a CDS encoding XRE family transcriptional regulator, which yields MAGRYTPRTVLAHLIQRRNQTYSEIVAEFVELGGTITERHLRRLASGERAGTTPQTRRTLQRMFGKPVEELLAPYVPEPAAQVVPAAASGRITTGNEMEVLDMAASRARAFALAAQTGLGSEAMEQVYDDVRHVAKAYPQRPLPEILGQLVETQDLVFALLESRQRPEHLRQLYFLGGVTGGLLAKASHDLGNPHAALTQARTAFLCADNADHHGLRAWVRGLQSLVSYWAGNPHDSVRYAQLGAGYAEQANSTTGVWLPVSEARAWAALGNADAARAALVRAENAWGSVQADELDEMGGLCTFGRNRQLYYAADALAWLPGEVETAEQYSRQAVDAYTDQSHPEWAFGDAAGSHAAMAITRIANGELEGAADALAPVLGLPAERRINGVVHSARRVHQALRQSGHGDDARELQEEIEMFTRTPMQTFPQ from the coding sequence ATGGCGGGTAGGTATACGCCGAGAACGGTCCTGGCGCACCTGATCCAGCGCCGGAACCAGACCTACTCCGAGATCGTCGCCGAGTTCGTCGAGCTGGGTGGAACCATCACCGAGCGGCACCTGCGGCGCCTCGCATCGGGCGAGCGCGCAGGAACCACGCCTCAGACTCGGCGCACCCTGCAACGCATGTTCGGCAAGCCGGTCGAGGAACTCCTCGCTCCGTACGTCCCCGAGCCGGCCGCCCAGGTGGTGCCGGCGGCTGCCAGTGGACGGATCACGACAGGTAATGAGATGGAGGTACTCGACATGGCTGCCAGCCGTGCGCGGGCTTTCGCCCTCGCGGCCCAGACAGGTCTCGGAAGCGAGGCCATGGAACAGGTGTACGACGACGTGAGACACGTCGCGAAGGCCTACCCGCAGCGCCCGCTGCCGGAGATCCTCGGCCAGCTGGTCGAGACGCAGGACCTGGTCTTCGCGCTGTTGGAGAGCCGGCAGCGTCCGGAACACCTGCGGCAGCTGTACTTCCTCGGCGGCGTGACCGGTGGTCTGCTGGCCAAGGCTTCCCACGACCTCGGCAACCCCCACGCCGCGCTGACCCAGGCCAGGACCGCGTTCCTGTGCGCCGACAACGCCGACCACCACGGCCTGCGCGCGTGGGTGCGCGGACTGCAGTCGCTGGTCTCGTACTGGGCCGGCAACCCGCACGACTCCGTCCGGTACGCCCAACTGGGCGCCGGATACGCCGAGCAGGCCAACAGCACCACCGGCGTCTGGCTTCCGGTGAGCGAGGCCCGGGCCTGGGCCGCCCTGGGCAACGCCGACGCCGCCCGGGCCGCCCTGGTCCGCGCGGAGAACGCGTGGGGCTCGGTGCAGGCCGACGAGCTCGACGAGATGGGCGGTCTCTGCACCTTCGGCCGCAATCGGCAGCTGTACTACGCGGCCGACGCGCTCGCCTGGCTTCCGGGTGAGGTCGAGACCGCGGAGCAGTATTCTCGGCAGGCAGTGGACGCCTACACCGACCAGTCGCACCCCGAGTGGGCCTTCGGCGACGCCGCCGGCAGCCACGCCGCCATGGCCATCACCCGGATCGCGAACGGTGAGCTGGAGGGCGCGGCCGACGCGCTCGCGCCGGTCCTCGGGCTGCCCGCCGAGCGCCGGATCAACGGGGTCGTGCACTCGGCCCGCCGGGTGCACCAGGCGCTGCGGCAGTCCGGCCACGGCGACGACGCGCGCGAACTCCAGGAAGAGATCGAAATGTTCACCCGTACGCCGATGCAGACCTTCCCGCAGTAG
- a CDS encoding GNAT family N-acetyltransferase has translation MDPLTGDGIRLREFRLDDLDDYLAVVGDDRVTSWLSFDSRDRAAAEKQLGGMVERAALADRPDYTLAVTRLDDDRLIGFARLGPTGVQAAHLGYAIAAGHWGHGYATAAARTLVNFAFGPLALHRVSAAIGPENLASVAVVKRLGFSYEGRIRHHVFTNGDWRDSLLYSLLATEFRAD, from the coding sequence ATGGATCCCCTCACCGGCGACGGCATCAGGTTGCGCGAGTTCAGGCTCGACGACCTGGACGACTACCTGGCCGTCGTCGGTGATGACCGGGTCACCAGTTGGCTGTCCTTCGACAGCCGCGACCGCGCCGCCGCCGAGAAGCAACTCGGGGGCATGGTGGAGCGCGCGGCGCTCGCCGATCGGCCGGACTACACCCTCGCCGTCACCCGCCTCGACGACGACCGGCTGATCGGTTTCGCCCGTCTCGGGCCCACCGGCGTCCAGGCGGCCCACCTCGGTTACGCGATCGCCGCCGGCCACTGGGGTCACGGCTACGCCACCGCCGCGGCCCGGACGCTGGTGAATTTCGCCTTCGGGCCGCTCGCACTGCACCGCGTCAGCGCCGCCATCGGCCCGGAGAACCTGGCCTCGGTCGCCGTGGTCAAACGCCTCGGGTTCAGCTACGAAGGACGCATCCGCCACCACGTCTTCACCAACGGCGACTGGCGTGATTCCCTGCTCTACTCGCTGCTGGCGACCGAGTTCCGGGCTGACTGA
- a CDS encoding PadR family transcriptional regulator: MSSSEMREPTFLVLAALADGRKHGYAVITEVSGLSSGRVTLRPGTLYAALDRLRDEGLVRPAGEEVVDGRLRRYYELTDAGAESLATEAARLQSNADQAVRRLRLRPATGGGVA, encoded by the coding sequence ATGTCTTCCTCCGAGATGCGCGAGCCGACGTTTCTCGTCCTGGCAGCGCTCGCCGACGGCCGGAAACACGGCTACGCGGTGATCACCGAGGTGTCCGGCCTGTCCAGTGGCCGCGTCACCCTCCGCCCAGGCACGCTGTACGCCGCCCTCGACCGCCTGCGCGACGAAGGCCTGGTCCGGCCGGCGGGCGAGGAGGTCGTCGACGGCCGACTCCGCCGGTACTACGAACTCACGGACGCCGGCGCCGAGTCGCTCGCCACCGAGGCCGCCCGTCTCCAGTCCAACGCCGACCAGGCTGTCCGCCGCCTCCGGTTGCGTCCGGCGACCGGGGGTGGTGTCGCGTGA